One window of the Nicotiana tabacum cultivar K326 chromosome 4, ASM71507v2, whole genome shotgun sequence genome contains the following:
- the LOC107812067 gene encoding LEAF RUST 10 DISEASE-RESISTANCE LOCUS RECEPTOR-LIKE PROTEIN KINASE-like 2.1, translating into MHAQNFFHFIITILFFLITSSLSYGQENKQHTTCNSSYSCGNIRNIGFPFWGGDRPQECGLPQFELECEANHNPVMKIANHDFRVLDINGEKQTMRIARKDFEEDICPDRFGNTTLNDALFRFGPDSQAFVLFYDCPFDIPSEWKKFAFSCNINGNSSLGFYPDESFSSFWGPNYPSCEHKVMVPVMMKAFEQFKNEGSTKILELLKQGFDVVYNKSTECIVCEKSGGLCWSETNLTEPTCLCRDRTYSYHCGYVTDQGNKIDIRVKAAIGISAAGITTILACFIFYCFAKKSSGTCLLLSKKRREHQNIESVLWQYGSLAPKAYSYSDIKKMTNSLQEKLGQGGYGGVYKGNLNGRLVAVKILNETKGNGEEFVNEVASISRTSHVNVVTLLGFCFNGRERALVYEFMPNGSLDKHIYGEGSMLGWEKLYEIALGIGRGLEYLHRGCIARILHFDIKPHNILLDEDFCPKISVFGLAKLCLQKESIISMLEARGTIGYIAPEVFSRNFGSVSHKSDVYSYGMMVLEMVGGRRNYSAERSNHSEIYFPRWAYQRLVTDEDINIQCSTTKEEKEIAKKMILVGLWCIQTDPS; encoded by the exons ATGCATGCTCAAAACTTCTTCCACTTCATCATCACCATCCTATTCTTCTTGATCACTTCCTCACTATCTTACGGCCAAGAAAATAAACAGCATACCACTTGTAATAGCTCCTACAGCTGTGGGAATATTCGGAACATCGGCTTCCCTTTCTGGGGTGGTGATCGACCTCAAGAATGTGGTCTTCCACAATTCGAGCTTGAATGTGAAGCCAACCATAATCCCGTTATGAAGATTGCCAATCATGATTTCCGTGTACTTGACATTAATGGAGAAAAGCAAACCATGAGAATTGCACGTAAAGATTTTGAAGAAGACATTTGTCCTGATAGATTTGGTAACACTACCTTGAATGATGCTCTTTTCCGCTTTGGTCCTGACTCGCAAGCCTTCGTCCTGTTCTATGATTGTCCTTTCGATATACCTTCAGAATGGAAAAAGTTCGCCTTTAGCTGCAATATCAATGGCAACTCTAGTCTTGGTTTCTATCCAGATGAGTCATTTTCATCATTCTGGGGCCCAAATTATCCGAGTTGTGAGCATAAGGTTATGGTTCCTGTTATGATGAAGGCATTTGAGCAGTTCAAGAACGAAGGAAGTACGAAGATATTGGAGCTATTGAAGCAAGGGTTTGATGTGGTGTATAACAAAAGCACAGAATGTATAGTTTGTGAGAAGTCAGGCGGGTTATGTTGGTCAGAGACAAATCTTACGGAGCCAACGTGCCTTTGTAGGGATCGAACTTATTCCTATCACTGTGGTTATGTAACAGATCAAG GCAATAAAATAGATATCAGAGTGAAGGCTGCCATAG GTATATCTGCTGCTGGGATAACAACGATATTGGCCTGCTTTATCTTTTACTGCTTCGCAAAGAAATCATCTGGTACATGCCTTTTGTTATCAAAGAAGAGGAGAGAACACCAGAATATTGAGTCTGTCCTCTGGCAGTATGGATCCCTAGCCCCTAAAGCATATAGCTATTCAGACATTAAGAAAATGACAAATTCACTTCAAGAGAAACTCGGACAAGGGGGTTATGGAGGGGTCTACAAAGGTAACCTTAATGGCCGTCTCGTTGCTGTCAAGATTTTAAATGAGACTAAAGGGAATGGGGAAGAATTTGTCAATGAAGTTGCAAGCATCAGTCGAACTTCCCATGTCAATGTAGTTACTCTGTTGGGATTTTGTTTTAATGGTCGAGAAAGAGCTCTTGTTTACGAATTCATGCCCAATGGATCCCTTGATAAACACATCTATGGTGAAGGTTCTATGTTGGGATGGGAAAAGTTGTATGAAATCGCTCTTGGGATAGGTCGAGGACTGGAGTATTTGCACCGAGGATGCATTGCACGAATATTGCATTTTGACATAAAACCTCACAATATCCTTCTGGATGAGGACTTCTGCCCCAAGATATCTGTTTTTGGCCTAGCAAAATTATGCCTTCAGAAAGAAAGCATCATATCAATGTTGGAAGCTAGAGGAACCATCGGTTACATTGCTCCAGAAGTATTCAGTAGAAATTTCGGAAGTGTCTCACACAAATCTGATGTTTACAGCTACGGAATGATGGTTCTTGAAATGGTTGGAGGAAGAAGGAATTACAGCGCTGAAAGAAGCAATCATAGCGAAATATACTTCCCACGTTGGGCTTATCAACGCCTTGTGACAGATGAAGACATAAATATACAATGCAGCacgacaaaagaagaaaaggaaattgcAAAGAAGATGATATTAGTAGGTTTGTGGTGCATTCAAACTGATCCGTCGTAG
- the LOC107819298 gene encoding kinesin-like protein NACK1, with the protein MSVRTPGTPASKMERTPATTPSGHRAREEKIVVTVRLRPLNKRELSAKDHAAWECIDDHTIIYRPVPQERAAQPASSFTFDKVFGPDSITEAVYEEGVKNVALSSLMGINATIFAYGQTSSGKTYTMRGITEKAVNDIYAHIMSTPEREFRIRISGLEIYNENVRDLLNSESGRSLKLLDDPEKGTVVEKLVEETASNDQHLRHLISICEAQRQVGETALNDTSSRSHQIIRLTIESTLRESSDCVRSYVASLNFVDLAGSERASQTNADGARLREGCHINLSLMTLTTVIRKLSVGKRSGHIPYRDSKLTRILQHSLGGNARTAIICTLSPASSHVEQSRNTLYFATRAKEVTNNAQVNMVVSDKQLVKHLQKEVARLEAELRTPDPANEKDWKIQQMEMEIEELKRQRDLAQSQVDELRRKLQEEQGPKPSESVSPVVKKCLSFSGTLSPNLEEKAPVRSGRTRNTMGRQSMRQSLAAPFTLMHEIRKLEHLQEQLGDEANRALEVLQKEVACHRLGNQDAAETIAKLQAEIREMRSIRPLPKEVEVGSVVAVNKSVSANLKEEIARLHSQGSTIADLEEQLENVQKSLDKLVMSLPSNNDQQSNNDTTQKAKHPSKKKKLLPLTSSNSINRQNFLKSPCSPLSTARQVLDCEVENRAPDSDDLSSEIQPDETPTKSDGGDVSSKEGTPYRRSSSVNMRKMQKMFQEAAEENVRNIRSYVTELKERVAKLQYQKQLLVCQVLELEANEAAGYNLEDDENIHQIPEESPVSWQITFKEQRQQIIDLWDVCYVSIIHRSQFYLLFKGDPADEIYLEVELRRLTWLQQHLAELGNATPARVGNEPTVSLSSSIRALKREREFLAKRLTTRLTAEERDYLYIKWEVPLEGKQRRMQFINKLWTNPHDAKHVHESAEIVAKLVGFCEGGNMSREMFELNFVLPSDRRPWFAGWNQISDLLHI; encoded by the exons ATGTCTGTTAGAACCCCTGGTACTCCAGCTTCAAAGATGGAGAGGACCCCAGCAACCACGCCTAGTGGACATCGAGCTAGAGAGGAGAAAATTGTTGTGACAGTACGGTTAAGGCCTCTGAACAAAAGGGAGCTTTCAGCTAAAGATCATGCTGCATGGGAATGCATCGATGATCACACAATTATTTATAGACCAGTGCCCCAGGAACGTGCTGCTCAACCTGCTTCATCATTCACATTTG ATAAAGTCTTCGGTCCAGATAGTATAACTGAAGCAGTGTATGAGGAAGGAGTAAAAAATGTGGCTTTATCCTCTTTGATGGGAATAAATG CAACTATATTTGCGTATGGACAAACCAGCAGTGGGAAGACTTACACAATGAGGGGAATTACCGAGAAAGCTGTAAACGACATATATGCACATATAATGAGT ACCCCAGAAAGAGAGTTTAGAATAAGAATATCTGGACTGGAGATCTACAATGAAAATGTCAGGGACCTATTGAATTCTGAATCTGGTCGCAGTCTCAAGCTTCTTGATGATCCGGAG AAAGGAACTGTCGTTGAGAAATTGGTGGAAGAAACAGCAAGCAATGACCAACACCTGAGACATTTAATTAGTATCTGTGAGG CTCAGAGGCAAGTAGGAGAAACTGCCTTAAATGATACAAGCTCGCGATCTCACCAGATAATAAGACTG ACAATAGAAAGCACTCTTCGTGAAAGTTCTGATTGCGTGAGGTCTTATGTAGCAAGCTTG AACTTCGTAGATTTGGCTGGGAGTGAAAGAGCCTCACAGACAAATGCAGATGGTGCCAGGCTTAGGGAAGGCTGCCATATCAATCTTAGTTTGATGACTCTCACAACCGTAATTAGAAAGCTCAG TGTGGGCAAAAGAAGTGGTCATATACCCTACCGAGACTCAAAGCTGACAAGAATATTGCAACATTCACTTGGTGGGAACGCCCGTACTGCGATAATATGCACTCTCAGCCCTGCATCTAGTCACGTCGAACAATCTCGCAATACTCTCTACTTTGCCACCCGAGCAAAGGAAGTCACGAATAATGCCCAAGTGAACATG GTTGTATCCGACAAACAGCTTGTCAAGCATCTGCAGAAGGAAGTAGCCAGGTTGGAAGCAGAGCTGCGCACCCCAGACCCGGCTAATGAGAAAGATTGGAAAATTCAACAG ATGGAAATGGAAATCGAGGAGCTGAAGcgtcaaagggatcttgcacagTCACAAGTAGATGAGTTACGCAGAAAGCTTCAGGAAGAACAG GGACCGAAGCCATCTGAATCTGTTAGTCCGGTTGTGAAGAAATGTCTCTCATTCTCCGGCACATTATCTCCAAACCTTGAAGAAAAAGCACCTGTCCGTAGTGGAAGAACAAGAAACACAATGGGAAGGCAGTCAATGAGGCAGTCTTTAGCTGCCCCTTTTACTCTCATGCATGAAATTCGAAAACTCGAACATCTCCAGGAGCAGCTTGGAGATGAAGCAAATCGAGCATTGGAAGTACTGCAAAAGGAAGTTGCATGTCATAGGCTAGGTAACCAAGATGCTGCAGAAACTATTGCTAAGCTACAAGCAGAGATCAGAGAAATGCGTTCTATACGGCCACTTCCCAAAGAAGTTGAAGTTGGAAGTGTTGTTGCTGTCAATAAGAGTGTCAGTGCCAACCTGAAGGAAGAGATAGCCAGACTTCACTCACAAGGAAGCACAATTGCTGATCTTGAAGAACAGCTAGAAAATGTTCAGAAATCACTAGACAAACTGGTTATGTCTCTTCCAAGCAATAATGATCAACAGTCAAACAATGACACCACACAAAAGGCGAAGCAtccatcaaaaaagaagaagCTGCTTCCATTGACCTCGAGCAACAGTATCAACAGGCAAAATTTCTTGAAATCTCCTTGTTCTCCTCTATCAACCGCACGACAAGTACTGGATTGTGAGGTTGAAAATAGAGCTCCAGATTCGGATGATTTGTCCAGTGAAATTCAGCCGGATGAGACTCCTACAAAAAGTGATGGAGGAGATGTTTCATCAAAGGAAGGCACTCCATATCGCCGTTCCAGTTCTGtaaacatgagaaaaatgcaGAAGATGTTTCAAGAGGCAGCAGAAGAGAACGTCAGAAACATAAGATCATATGTGACAGAACTTAAAGAACGGGTGGCCAAGCTTCAATACCAAAAGCAGCTCCTCGTATGCCAG GTGCTTGAGCTGGAAGCAAATGAAGCGGCTGGATACAATTTAGAGGATGATGAAAACATTCATCAGATCCCCGAAGAGTCCCCAGTTTCATGGCAAATCACATTTAAGGAACAGAGGCAGCAAATTATTGACTTATGGGATGTTTGCTACGTTTCCATTATTCATAGGTCACAGTTCTATCTGTTATTTAAGGGAGACCCTGCTGATGAAATATATCTGGAAGTTGAACTCAGGCGCTTGACATGGTTACAACAGCACCTGGCTGAGCTTGGAAATGCAACCCCGGCTCGTGTTGGAAATGAGCCAACAGTCTCTTTGTCATCaag CATTAGAGCTTTGAAGAGGGAAAGGGAATTTCTTGCCAAGAGATTGACTACCCGTCTGACAGCTGAAGAAAGAGATTATCTGTACATAAAATGGGAAGTTCCTTTGGAGGGAAAACAAAGGAGAATGCAATTTATTAACAAGCTTTGGACAAATCCGCATGATGCAAAGCATGTACATGAGAGCGCCGAGATAGTGGCAAAGCTCGTAGGTTTCTGTGAAGGAGGGAACATGTCAAGAGAGATGTTTGAGCTTAATTTTGTCCTTCCATCGGATAGGAGGCCGTGGTTCGCTGGCTGGAACCAAATTTCCGACCTCCTTCATATCTAA